The Actinomycetota bacterium region CGTGTACGCCCCGAGGTGGAACACGACTCGGGGCGCGGCAGCCGAGACGACCGCCTCCATGGCGGTGCGGTCGCTGAGGCTGCCCTCGTGGAGGGTGATCACATCGCGGAGCGAGGTGAGCCGGACCGGGTAGACGCTCGACACCCCGCTCGTCAGGACGTGCACGTCGGCGCCCTGGTCAACGAGGCGGCGCACCAGGTGCGAGCCGATGAAGCCGGAGCCACCGGTCACGAAGACCGGGACACCGGCCAGTTGGGTCACCTCCGCCACGGCGCGACCCCCGGACCGGAGGCCAGCTCGGCCAGCTCGAGCGCGTCCTTGTACGTGTCGAGCGAGCGCCAGAAGCCACCGTGACGGTGGTGGTACAGCTCTCCTGCTGCGGCGAGCGCCGGCAGGACCTCGCGTTCGAGGTCCTCGCCCTGCCACAGCTCGAAGACCCGCTCGTCGAAGACGAAGTAGCCCCCGTTGATGCGGTGGTCGTCCAGCTGCGGCTTCTCGTGGAAGTCCACGACCCGGTCGGTCGCGTCGATGTCGAGCGTCCCGTACGGCGACGGCAGCGGCACCGAGGTGAGCGTCGCCGCTCCGGGATGGGACCGGTGGAACGCCAGGAGCTCGGCGAGGTCGACATCAGCGAGGCCGTCGGCGTAGTTGGCGAAGAAGGCGCCGTCGAGGAGGTGGCGGACCTTCGCGATGCGGCTGCCGGTCGCGGTTGCGTCACCGGTGTCGACGATCTCGACCGACCACGACCGGGGAAGTCGCCCCGCGAACTGCTCGATCTGCCCCGCCATGGCCCCTGCTGCGAGGACGAACTCGGTCCAGCCCTGGTCCGCGTAGATGCGCAGCAGGTGCAGCAGGACCGGCTCGCCCGCCACCTCGAGCAGCGGCTTCGGGACGGCGCGGGTATAGGGGTAGGCGCGGGTGCCCCGTCCCCCGCACAGGATCACGGTTCGCATGCGCCGCACGGTACCGGGTCGACCGGAGCGTCCTCACGCCGAGGACCGGACCCGACCCTCCCGGCATTACCGTCCCCCACGGCAGGAGGAGGCGACGTGGGGTCGGACGACCGGGGCGTGACCGTCCTCGTAGCGACCCGCGCCTGGGGTACCTCCGTCGATCGGTTGCTGCGCGCCCTGGCGGATCTCGACGCCCCCGGTGTCCCTTGGCAGATCCTCGTCGTCGTCAACGCTCCGACCCCGGCCCCGTCCTCCGCGGCGACCCCGCCGGAGGCCACCGTCCCGGGCGTCGCCGTGCACGTGATCCACGAGGGGCGGCGGGGCGCGAGCCACGCCCGCAACGCGGGTATCGATCACATCACCACTCCGTGGACGGCGCTGCTGGACGACGACGTCGTGCCCGACCGGGGCTGGCTGCGCGAGCTGATAGCAGGAGCGATCGACCACGGCTTCGATCTCGCGGGTGGGACCGTCCGGCTGGACCCGACCGTGCGGCTGCCGACCTGGCTTGAACCGTCGCTGCACGGCTTCGTGACCGCCATCGACCTCGGACCGGACGCCCGCCAGCTCGACACGGACGAGTTCGTGCTCACGGCGAACACGATCGTCCGCACCGCGCTGCTCCGCACCCTGCGGTTCGATCCCCGCCTGGGTCCCCGCCCCGGCAGCCACCTCACCAACGACGACCTCGATCTCGTGCGACGCGCACGGTCGCTGGAAGCACGCATCGGCTGGATCCCGCGAGCTGCGGTCACCCACGACGTGCCGTCGGAACGGTTGCGGCTGAGGTGGCTGGTCGCCCGCGCGTACCAGCAGGGGCGGTCCGACCGACGCCTGCACGCCGAGGAGGCCGACGTCGCCCGGCTCGGCGGTGTGCGCGCCGGGTGGTGGTACCTGCGAGACCGCATCCACCACTGGTGGCGGCGACGCACCGGCACACGCTCGTTCGCGATCCGCGGGATGGTCGAGCTCGCACGCACCGTGGGGTGGTGGCGCGAGAGCCTGACGACGGTCGTCGAGCGCTACCGTCGCCGGCCGTGACCTCGACCGACCCCTGCATCTCGGTGGTGGTGCCGACCTACCAGCGGCGCCACCACGTAGGTCTGACCGTGCGTGCGCTGCAGGCGCAGGACATCGAGCAGCCCTACGAGATCATCGTCGTCGACGACGGCACGACGGATGGGACCGCCGACATCCTGGAGGACTTCGCCCGGGACGACGCCCGGGTACACGTGCTCCGACGCCCACGGAACGAGGGACCGGGCCCGGCGCGCAACGCCGGGTGGCGGGCGGCGCGCGGCCACGTGGTCGCGTTCACCGACGACGACTGCGTCCCCGACCGAGGGTGGCTGGCGGCCGTCCTCGCTGCGTCGGATCGGGGAGCGGACGTCGTCATGGGAAGGACCTGCGCCGATCCCGACGGACTCGCGGCAGCGGGACCGTTCAGCCATTGGGTCGAGGTGGACGCGCCAGTGCCGTGGTTCCCGACCTGCAACATCGCCTACCGCCGGTCGCTGTTGGAGGAACTGGGCGGCTTCGACGAATCCTTCTCGGCACAACTCCGGCTGAACTTCGGTGACGACACCGACCTGGGCTGGCGCGCCCTCGGGCGAGGAGCCGAAGCACGGTTCGCGCCCGACGCGGTGGTGGTGCACGAGGTGACCGCGTCGGACTTCGGGGCGTGGTGGCGGGCACGGTTCCGACGCGTTGGGGTCCCGGATGTGGTGGCACGGCACCCCGGCCTGCGCGCGCAGCTGCCGTGGCCGTGGGTCTACCAGCGGTCCCACCCGCCGGCCCTCCTCGGCGCCCTTGGCATGCTGGCCTGGTCGCTGCGACCGAGGTCATGGCGTCGAGCGCTGCTGGCCGCCGTGGCGTTGCTGCCGTACGTGCGCTTCCGGGTGCGTGGGGACGGCGTGCTGGCAGTGCGGGGCGCGACTCGCCCCACCGCTGTGGCGGGGCTGTTCGTCGGCGACGTGCTCGAGGCTGCGGTGACCGTCCGGGCAGCCGTGCGGGCCCACATCGTGCTCATCTGACCGCTTGCGCGGTGACCGCGGAGAACGGGACATGCGGGGAGCCAGCGACGAGGCGCCAGCCGAGGTGCTGGACGAGCCAGTGGAGCCGACCCCGTAGTCCCTCGGGCGCGGGCTCACCGGCGGGACCCCAGGGGATGCCCACTATCGTGCCCGGCTCGGTGTCGAACCCGCTCTGGTGCAGCAGCTGAACGTGGCCACGCACGTTGGGGAGCCACCAGGTGCGATCGTGACCCACGATCCGCGCGAACGGAGTCCGCCGGTGCAGCAACGACGAGCGCGTGTCCACGTGCTCGACGGACAGCAGCTGGCCCGAGCAGACGCCGTGGATGGCGAGCAGCGCACCGAACGGATCGCGCAGGTGCTGCAGCAGGGCCCCACAGACGACGACGTCGAACATCCCGTGCACGCCGGGATCGAGGTCGTAGACGTTGCAGGTCAGCCGCTCGACCTGGCTGCTCAGCGCCCGATGCGCCACACGGAACCCATCACCGACGCGCTCGTCGCCCCGAAGGAGCTCCTCGGGGCGCTCACGCGGGAGCCAGTCGAGGTCGACCGCGTCATCGAGGTCGATCGCGACGACCTCGGCCGCTCCGCGGCGTTCGAGTTCGAAGGCGTAGAAGCCGTCGAACGTCGCCACGTCGAGACAGCGCTTGCCCCGGACGTCGGGCCAGGGGAGGTCGTCGACCACGGGCCGCAGGTCGAAGAAGCCGGGAGTGACCACGCCGGAACCGAGGTCGAGGGTGTGGTACCAGTGCGGGACCGCCGCGACCGCAGCGGCCAGCTCGCCCTCCACTCGCGGTGAGCGCACGCTCCTCCATCCGCACGTCGGGGCGCGGAGCCTACTGCCACCCGGTCGCCCCCTGGCCGCCGCTACGTTCCCAGCCGGACTGCGTCCCCGCCGGAGGTCACGTGAGCCGGCCCATCCTCGTCGTCTCCGCCTCACGGCACGCCGGGGGGGCGCACGTGGCCCACCAGTTGGCGCACCACCCCGACGTCCACCCGGTGCACGCCCGGGCCCTCGGCGGCACCGCGAGTACCGGGGTGCGCACACCCGACCGGGCGCGGTCACTGTCGCTGATCGACGCCCCACACGACCTCGATCCGTTGATCGGACCTCTCCCCGAGGTGGACGTCGTGCTGGTCGTGCGCGAGGGCCTCGACACGATCGCGGCGGCGCGCCGCGACGGGATCGGCTTCGAGACGGCCATGCACGAGTGGCGCACGGGCACCCGCGCCATCCTCACCCTGATCGGCAAGCCGCTGCTGCCACGGGTCCGGGTCCAGCTCGTCCACTACGAGCGGTTCGTGGAGGAGCCGGTAGGCACGGGGTCCTCACTCGCGGCGTGGCTCGGACTGCCGTCCGCGGCTGGCCCCATCGGTTGGACGAAGGTCGTCCACGACGCGCGCAACGACAGCGGCTCGGACCTGACGGCACTCGAACGCGCGCGCTTCGCGTGTGCGTCCGCGACCCACGCACGCGCGCTCGGGTACCCCGTTCCGCCGATCCGCCCCGCGCTCGCACCGCTCGCCGTCGCGATCGAGGTGGGGTTCGCACTGCACCGAGCCTTCGGACGGCTCCTGGCGTGACGGGGGCAACGAACCCGTCACCTCGGCGTACCACGGTACAGGAGCAGCTGCGAGCCTCCGTCGTGCACCGTCTGCGAGACGATGCCTCGCGCGCGGGCACGTCCCACGAGATCCCCCACGGTGAGGCGTCGGCCCGTGGCGTCGTTACCACCACCCGGATCGTCATCGGGGACGGTGACCGCCACCAGCCGGGCGGAGCGTTCGAGCCGGTCGAGCAAGTCTCGCGGATCGGCGAGCCGCTCGATGGCGTCGAGGACCAACGCCCCGTCGTAGCCAGCGGGGAGCTCGTCGCGGCCGAGGTCGTGGATGGGCGCGTCGATCCCTCGCCGCTCGAGTCGCCACCTCAGGTAGCGGCCCGCGGGGCCGACCTCGGCGAAGTCGACGTGGTAGCCCTCATCGAGCAGTCCGAGCCCGTCCGCTCCGCCGCCCCCCGCGTCGAGCAAGCGCGCCCCACGGGGGACGTGCCGTCGCACCTCGTCGAGGTAGGGCTCGGTCCTTCCCGCGAGCGCGCTCGCGGTGAGGCCGTACAACCTCGCTTCCTCTGACGCCTCCGCGGCTGTGGCAGCGGCCGTCGACGCGGGGCGCAACAGCCGGGATGCGTCGAAGTCCTCGCCGAGGTAGCGCCGGAGATCCAGCAGGTGTTCGGCACGCGCCCAGGCTGCGAGGAAGTCATCGGCGACCTGCTGCAGGTACCAGCGATCGGCGCGCCACTCGAGCGCGGCTCGGGCACGCGATCCCGCCGGAACCAGGTCGACCAGACGGGCCCATAGCGGCCGGACGGAGGGCTGCGCGGCGGCGCGCGCGATCCGTTCGTGGAAGTACGGGGGGTCGAACCACGGATGGGTGTCCGCCATCAGCCGCTCTCCCACCGCGATGCCAGCGAACCGGTTCCGCAGCTGGTCGAAGTCGTAGCCGTGCAGGTGCTCGGCGATGGCCTGTGGTTCGTACAGCAGCACGAGGCCAGCCTCCCCGAGCCGGTAACCGAGGTCGAGATCCTCGTAGTAGAAGATGAAGTCGGGGTCGAACCCGCCGACGCGCTCGAACAGCGTCCGCTTGACCGACACGTTGCTGGAGTAGAACCGACCGAAGCCCACGTCCCGGTGCGCCCACCCGTCGAGCTGGACGTAGTCGAACTGGGTCGCGGACCAGTCGAGCCACGAGCGGATCCGCCGTCCGCCAGCCTGGCGATGCCAGCGCACGTGCCCGAGCACCGCCACCTCTGGCTCCGGGTGCGCGGTGTGGAGATCGAGGTGTCCCTCGACGAGGACCGGCGTGGGGATCATGTCGTCCCCGAGGAACAGCACCAGGTCGCGTTCCGTGGCGGCAACGGCCCGGTTCCGGGCCGCGCCGGGTCCCGCGTGCGCATCGACGAGGACGTGGTTCACGTCGAGATCGTCGGGAACCGCCTGGTCGAGGCCATCCACCGCGACCGCCACCTCGAAGCCCTGCACGGTCTGGGACCGGAGCGCCGCGATGGTCCGGCGCAGGATGTCCCAGCGGTCGCGCGTGGGGATCACGACCGTCAGGTCCTGGGGCGAGGAGCTCATCCGCCGGCTCCCCGGAAGACGACGCGCAGGTGGCGGCCGGCGAGTTGCAGGTCAGCACGCAGCTGGCGACGTGCCGGGGGGTCGCGGCCGGGACGGGATACCGACGCCACGAGCCGGCCGAGCGCGACGCGCAGCTCACCGAGCAGGTTGAGCGCCGCGAAGACCCGCGTCCGGAGCGTGCCGAAGGCGAGCTCGTACCAGTCGTAGGTGGCGGCCGTCCACGGGGGTCCCGAAGCCGCCCCGGCGCGCTGCCGTGCGGATGCGCCTCCGACGTGCTCGACCTCGACGTCGCCGACGAACCACGTCCCCCACCCGTCCTGAGCCAGGCGCCAGCACAGGTCGACATCCTCGGCGTACATGAACCACCGCTCCCGGTACGGCCCGCCGTCGGGGAGCGCCGATCGACGCAGCACGTGTACCGCACCCACGACCCAGTCGACCTCGCACGTCCGGCCCGGCCGCACCGCCCCGGTCAGCCAGAACCGGTCGCGGACCCCACGCGGCAGCAGACGCGGGGGCACGAGGTTGGCGACGGCGAGCAGCGTGAGGCTCGGGAAGCGGTGGACGCTGTGTTCGACGGTACCGTCGGGGCGCCGCAGCAGTGGCCCCACGACCGCGGCTCGAGGTCGGCGCTCGAGCTCCTCGACGAGCTGGCGCAACGAGCGCGGTGGCGGGACCGTGTCGGGGTTGAGCGCGATGAGGACCGGTGCCGGCGAGTCACGCAGCGCGGTGTTCATGGCGCGGGCGTAGCCGAGGTTCCGCGGCGACCGCACGACCTTCACACCTGCTGCCTCCGCGACCTGCACGCTGTCGTCGGACGAGGCGTTGTCGACGACGACGACCTCGGCCGGGAGGCCGTCGAGTGCCGCAGGCAGCGACTCCAGGCACCGGGCCAGGTGGTGGGCGACGTTCCACGACACGATGCCGACCGTCACCTGGGTCGTGTCGGTCACGACGGACGGCACCGCACCGCGGAGGTGGGCATGCCGGTCCCCCCGAACCGCAGGCGCCGCACGGCATCGGTAGCGCGTCGACGCAGGTTCTGACGCGACCGCTCGGCCACGGCGGGGTGACCGGCCCCCAGCGGCTCGTCGAGCAATGTCTGCTCCTCCAGATCGAACCCGGCGATGTGCAGGAGCTGTCGGTGCCCCGCGGTGTTCGGCAGCGTCCACCTGCCGTTGCGCCCCTCGATGAACAGCAGCGGCCGTCGTGGGTGTAGCACGCTCGTGGCGAGGTCCACCGGCTCGATGGACAGCAGCCAGCCGTCACAGACGCTGCGGACCGCCTCGAGTGCGCGGAGTGGATCGCGCAGGTGCAGCAGCAGCGATCCCAACACGACGACGTCGAAGCTCCCGACTCGGTCGGGCGAGAGGTCGTAGACGTTGATGAAGCGGCGCTCGACCTGCGATCGTAGGAGTTCCCGCGCCACTTCGAACCCACGCCCCTTCTGCCCGGCCATGCCGGCCATCGCGGCGACGCCACTCTCACGTGCACGGATCATCCAGTCCCAGTCCGCGTGGTCCTCGATATCGGTGGCGACCACCGCCGCGGCGCCTGCGCGCTCCATCGTGAACGCGAAGAAGCCGTCCCAAGTGGCGAGGTCGAGGCAGCGTGCGCCAGCCAGCTCCGGCCAGGGCAGCACGTCGACGCGTGGACGCAGGTCGAACCAACCCGGCGTCACGACCGAGGGAGCCAGCTCCATCGTGTGGTACCAGAGGGGCACCTCGGCGACGGCACGCCGGGCAGACGACACGTCGGGCGGGACGACCTCCGGGTCCGGTGTGGCGGTCACAGGTACCCCAGGAGACGCATCTGCGCCTCCAGAGCCTCGACGTCGTCGTGGTGCTCGTTGCGGGCGTCCGGCCCCGCCCCGCCGGCATCCGTGGGAGCCGCGGTGTCCCAGACCTCGGGGCGCCGCAGCGTCCGTCGAAGGGCGGCGAGGGCGGGGTCAGGGGGGGTGGTCGTGCGCGGACGCAACTCCAGCGGATCCTCCGCGAGGTCGTACACCAGCTCTTGCTCACCCCACCGGAGGATCTTGTGGCGACCATCGGTGACGCTCGTGAGTGGCTCGGAGAACATCCGCCGGCCGCGTTCGTCGAGGTGCCACCGTTCGGTCACCTCGTCCAGCCTTCGCGCATCCGGTGCGACCAGCGGATCGAACTGGGCGACCGCCCCGTAACGGTCCGTCGCGGCCCAGGGGTGTGCCTTCAGACCGACCGTCTCAGCGATCGTGATGGGGAGTCGCTCGAGGCCGAACGGCTCGTCCGACAGCTCCAGGCCTCGCGCGACCAGCGGGACCCGGATGAGGCGCTCGTCCAGCGAGAAGGCGTGACCGATGAGGTGGCCCTCGCCGAAGTTCTCGCCGTGATCCGACGTGACGAGGACGATCGTGTCGTCCAGCACGCGGTGGTCGTCGAGCAACCCGAGGATCCGACCGATCCAGTCGTCGAGCGCCAGGATGGAGCGGGCGTACAGATGACGCATCCGTGCGAGCGCCTCGTCCGGCACCGCTTCACCGGTCGTGCAGTGCCGCCACACGGCTTCGAGGCTCTGGTAGCGGGGGACGTCCCGCGCGGCGCGCAACCGTTCGCGGAGCGGGAGGTCGTTCCAGGGACGGGGGGGCAGGTAGGGCGAGTGGCACTCGACGAGGTTGACGAACCAGAAGAAGGGCTGGCTCCCGTTCCAGGTGTCCAACCACCGTCGCAGGTGCGTCGCCACGGCCTCCGCACCGTCGTCGAGCTGCGCCCGCGCACCGTGCCACAGCCAACGGAGGGAGCCGAGGATGCCGCCCCCGCCGTAGACGTCGGCGCGTGGAAGGTCGACGTGTTCGAACACCTCGAAGCCGGTGTCGAACCCGGTCGCCGGGCTGATCCAGCTGTTGCAGCTCGCCCCGGCTGTCGTGTACCCGGCACGCTGCAGGACCGTGGGCAGGAGCCGTGGGGCTAGCTGCCGTACCACCTCGCGGACCCCCGCGGGCGTTCCTCCCGGCGCCTGCCCCAACCCGAGAGCTCGCGGCAGAGTCCCCGCGAACATCGCCGCGTGGCTGGGGACGGTCCAACTGCTCGGCGCGTAGGCCAGCGGAGCGTGGTCGCCGCTGGCCGCCAGCTGAGCGACGGCTGGTGATGCGCCGCGCGCTGCCCCGTAAGGTTCGAAGGCATCAGCGCGCGCGGTGTCGAGCACCAGCAGGAGGATGTTGGGGCGCATGGGACAGGATGATACGACCAGCCACGCACGCCGGTACTGGGACGAGCGCGCGGGCGAGAACGCGCTGTGGTACGTCGACACCTCCCTGGACTACGACGCGCCCGACGTCGAGCGCTTCCTGGCGGACGGTGACCGGGTGGTCACGTACGCGCTCGACCGGCACGAGCACCTGTTGCCTGGCCACGACCGCGCGCTCGAGATCGGCTGCGGCGTCGGCCGGATCTGTCGGGCGCTGGCCGACCGCTTCGACACGGTCATCGGTGTGGACATCTCGCCCCGCATGATCGAGCGGGCCCGCGAGCTGGTCCCCGACGACCGGGTCCGGTTCATCGTCGGTGATGGCGCGTCGCTCGGGCCCGTGGAGGATGCCTCAGTCGATGTCGTGCTCTCTTACACCGTCTTCCAGCACATCCCGGACCCGACCATCGTCGCGGCCTACATCCGTGAGGCCGCGCGGGTTCTGCGTCCCGGCGGGCTTCTCGTCGTGCAGTGGAACGGCCAGCCACGTGCCAGGTGGTGGGCGCTGCAGCGGCGCGCCCGCGTCCTGGCAGCCAGACTCGGGTTGGGGTCCCAGGCGGCGCGGTCGCGGGAGGCAGCGCCGTTCATCGGCGCACGCGTGCCCGTGGATCGGATGAGGGCCGTCGTCACCGACGCGGGTCTCGAGGTGCGCGAGGTGGCCAACGCAGGGACGTTGTTCAGCTGGATGTGGGCGCAGCAGCCACCTGCGCCCGCGTTGGGCGCTGCCGACCGGGGAACGGGGTAGTGCGCATCGCGCTGCTGCACCTGTTCGCGTGGCCGCAGGTCCGACGCGGCGGGGAGCGCTACCTGCACGAGCTGTCGCGCTACCTCGTGCAGCGCGGACACGAGGTCGAGGTCGTCGTCGCGTCCGCGGACGAGATCCACCACGAGGACGGGAGCCGCAGCACCGCCCTGCGCCCGCACGACCCGCACGTCTCGCCCGACGACCTCACCCTCACCGTGCGCACGGCCCTCACGCTGCTGCGGACGCGCCCGGATGTGGTCCACGCGTTCGTCCCCAACCTCGCACTCGCGGGCGTCGCCGTGCGGCGGCCGACCGTCTTCACGCTGCTGGGCTACGTCGCACCGCAGGAGCTGCGGACCTCGGCGTGGGAGCGAGCGGCCCACGCCTGCGACGTCGTGACGGCGCTGAACCCCGAGATCGCCGCCGACCTCCGGGCCGCCGCGGGCCGACCAGCCGAGATGCTGACTCCGGGGGTGGACCTGGCACGGTTCCCGCTCGAGCCGGGGGTGCGCGCGGGTCCTCCTCGGCTGCTCGTCAGCGGCAACCTCGGACCGGACACCGCCTACAAGGGTCTCGATCGGATGGTGGCCGCGTTCGCCGTCGTCCTCGACCGGCATCCGGGTTCGCGGCTGCTGCTGTCGGGTCCCGGCGACCCGGAGTGGGCGCTGCGCGGTACGGCGGCGGACGTCCGCGCACGCGTCGACGTGCTGGGCGCGGGCGATCTGGCCTCGCTCGTCCACCGCTACCAGCAGGCCACCGTGACGGTGAGCGCAGCTCATGACGAGGCCTTCGGTCTGGGGTTGCTCGAATCGCTCGCCTGCGGCACACCGATCGTCGCCGCACCCCGTGGCGGACCGTTGGGGATCGTCACTCCGGAGACGGGGCGCCTGGCGGATCCGTCTGACGAGCTCGCGTTCGCGGAGGCGATCGATGGGGCGATCGAACTCGCGCGGCGCCCCGAGACACCCGGGCGCTGCCGGGACCGTGCCGCTCGGTGGTCGTGGGACGTCGTCGGACAGGACCACGAGGCGCTCTACGCGCGACTCGTCGGCGCGCCCGCGCCGGTGCGGAGCAGGCCCCGCGTCGCGCCCGCACGGACGTCAGCCGCAGCGACTGCGGGCGGGCACGTCTCGGTCGTGATCCCAGTGCGTGATCGCGCCGGACTTCTGCGCGACTGCCTCGAGGGTCTCGCCGCCCAGACGATGCAGGACTTCGACGTCGTGGTCGTCGACGACGGTTCGACCGACGACAGCGGCGACGTCGCACGCGGCTTCCACGACCGGCTCGACGTTCGCGTCGTCACGACATCAGGCGTCGGCGCGGTGGAGGCGCGCCGGCGCGGCGTCGCGAACTCCGACGCCGACTACCTCGCGTTCACCGACAGCGACTGCATCCCGGACCCCGGCTGGCTCGCCGCCGGTGTCCGCGAGCTCGAGCGGGGCGCCGACGTGGTGCAGGGACGGACCCGCGCGGCGGGCCCCGTCACGCCGCTCGACCGCACGGTGGCTGCTGCCCCCGGTGACGGCCTCTACGCGACCTGCAACGTCTTCTACCGACGTGCCGCGTTCGAGCGGGCCGGCGGTTTCGATCCCGATCTCGGTGCCCGCGTGGGCTTCCGCCCCGGCCGTAGTCAGCGCGCACTGGGGATGGGCGAGGACACCGTGCTGGGGTGGAGGGTCCGTCGTCAGGGCGCCGCGACGCACACCGAGGACGCCGTCGTGCGCCACCAGGTGTTCCCACCCGACCTGCGGGACGACCTGCGCCGTTGGTGGATGGCGGGGGGGTTCCCCGGACTCGTCGACGAGGTGCCCGAGCTGCGCACCGAGTTCCTCCGGGCGCGGGTGCTCGTCCCCGGACCTGTCCGCCCGCTGCTGCTCGCCGGCGTGGGGCTGCTGGTCCTGAGACGGCGGGGCGCGGGTGTCGGCGCGCTGCTCGCGTGGGTGCTCGCCCACGGACGCCGCAACGGCTGGCGTCCCCGCTGGTGGGCCCACGCGCTGCTGCGCGACGCGGTCCTCGAGTCCGCGCTGATCGCCGGATCGGCACGCCGCCGCACGATCGTGCTCTGAAGGTTGGTCCCCCGCGTGTCACGAAGCCCGCCGTAAGCTCCCGCGCATGGACCTCGAACGCCTGCCGTGGAAGCTGCGGTACCGGACCCTGCGGGGTGTGGCGTCCACGCTGCGGCGATGGTCGGTCGAAGTCACGCACCGCCACACGACCGTCCGGTTCGGCCCCGGCTGCTACGTCGGACCGGGCTTCCACCTGACGATCCCCTACCTCGGCGGGCTCATCGTCGGTCGTGACGTCGAGTTCCGGCGCGGCTTCACCTGCGAGATCGCCGATGCGGGGCGGGTGACGATCGGTGACGGGGCGGTGTTCACCTACGACACCGTCATCCAGTGCTCCACGACGGTGACCATCGGCGAGCGGTGCGCCATCGGACGCGCTCTGATCGCGGACGGGACCCACCGCTTCCGGGACGCCACGACGCCCATGGACGAACAGGGCTTCGACTTCCGGCCCATCACGATCGGGGCGGACACGAGGATCATGACCGGGGCGGTCGTCACGAACTCGGTCGGACGGAGCTGCGTGGTCGGGGCGAACGCGGTCGTGCTCGATCCCATCCCCGATTTCAGCCTCGCGGTCGGGGCACCGGCCCGTGTCGTCGAGCACTACGGTCCCGACGTCCCTGAAGCGTGAGACGCCCCCGCCGCCTGCTGAAGCGACGACTCGAACACCTCGCAACCGTCTGCACCGGCAGCACGCCCGGTCCGGCAGGCCATCTGTTCCTCGCCTACCTGCGACTCCTCACCCAGCGTCAGCTTCATCATCTCCACGGGACGCGCGCCGGCGCCGTCCGGGTGCTGGGTCTCACGATCGCCTACGACGACATCGACCTACTGATCTTCCAGTTCGAGGAGATCTTCATCCGCAGGGCGTACGAGGTCGCACTGCCGCCCCGAGCCGTCGTGGTCGACGGGGGGTCGAAACATCGGTGTGTCCGTGCTCTACCAGCGGTGGCGACACCCGACGTGCCACATCATCGCGCTGGAGCCCAACCCGGACGCCTTCGCCCTGCTCCGACGCAACGTGGACGACAACGGCCTTGCGGAGGTCGAGCTGCACCCGCACGCGGCCGGTGCCACGAGCGCGCAGGTCGAGCTCCACATCCCCCGGGGCGAGGACGTGTACGGGGTGACGGACAACTCGCTGCGCGCGAGCACCGAGCGGCCGCCCGCCGGGGTGGCATCGGTCGCCATCACGGTTCCCTGCGTCCGGCTCAGCGACGTCCTCCCAGCCCGGGTCGACCTGCCCAAGCTCGACGTCGAGGGGGCGGAGTCGGAGATCGTCGAGGAACTGGTCGCCAGCGGCGGCATCTCGGCTGTCGACCGGGTTGTCCTCGAGCACACGGTCGGCGACTCGATGGCGGAACTGACCGCCATCGTGAGCCGACTCGAGGCCGCTGGCTTCCACGTCCGGCTCTCCTGGCCACGTACTGGATCCAACGACGTCCTCGTCCGCGCCAGGCGGGCCGCCTCAGATGACCAGCGTCCCGTGACGCACTGAGGCGCCGACCAGGCTCGCGACCTCGATGAGGTCGAGCGCGAACCGGATGGGCAGCGTCGGTAGCACCCGGCGCCGTGAGAGGACGCCGGGGCGCAGCCGCAGGCGCAACCACGGCAGCGTCAGCAACAACGCGACGGGCAGA contains the following coding sequences:
- a CDS encoding sulfatase, giving the protein MRPNILLLVLDTARADAFEPYGAARGASPAVAQLAASGDHAPLAYAPSSWTVPSHAAMFAGTLPRALGLGQAPGGTPAGVREVVRQLAPRLLPTVLQRAGYTTAGASCNSWISPATGFDTGFEVFEHVDLPRADVYGGGGILGSLRWLWHGARAQLDDGAEAVATHLRRWLDTWNGSQPFFWFVNLVECHSPYLPPRPWNDLPLRERLRAARDVPRYQSLEAVWRHCTTGEAVPDEALARMRHLYARSILALDDWIGRILGLLDDHRVLDDTIVLVTSDHGENFGEGHLIGHAFSLDERLIRVPLVARGLELSDEPFGLERLPITIAETVGLKAHPWAATDRYGAVAQFDPLVAPDARRLDEVTERWHLDERGRRMFSEPLTSVTDGRHKILRWGEQELVYDLAEDPLELRPRTTTPPDPALAALRRTLRRPEVWDTAAPTDAGGAGPDARNEHHDDVEALEAQMRLLGYL
- a CDS encoding class I SAM-dependent methyltransferase; protein product: MGQDDTTSHARRYWDERAGENALWYVDTSLDYDAPDVERFLADGDRVVTYALDRHEHLLPGHDRALEIGCGVGRICRALADRFDTVIGVDISPRMIERARELVPDDRVRFIVGDGASLGPVEDASVDVVLSYTVFQHIPDPTIVAAYIREAARVLRPGGLLVVQWNGQPRARWWALQRRARVLAARLGLGSQAARSREAAPFIGARVPVDRMRAVVTDAGLEVREVANAGTLFSWMWAQQPPAPALGAADRGTG
- a CDS encoding glycosyltransferase, whose translation is MRIALLHLFAWPQVRRGGERYLHELSRYLVQRGHEVEVVVASADEIHHEDGSRSTALRPHDPHVSPDDLTLTVRTALTLLRTRPDVVHAFVPNLALAGVAVRRPTVFTLLGYVAPQELRTSAWERAAHACDVVTALNPEIAADLRAAAGRPAEMLTPGVDLARFPLEPGVRAGPPRLLVSGNLGPDTAYKGLDRMVAAFAVVLDRHPGSRLLLSGPGDPEWALRGTAADVRARVDVLGAGDLASLVHRYQQATVTVSAAHDEAFGLGLLESLACGTPIVAAPRGGPLGIVTPETGRLADPSDELAFAEAIDGAIELARRPETPGRCRDRAARWSWDVVGQDHEALYARLVGAPAPVRSRPRVAPARTSAAATAGGHVSVVIPVRDRAGLLRDCLEGLAAQTMQDFDVVVVDDGSTDDSGDVARGFHDRLDVRVVTTSGVGAVEARRRGVANSDADYLAFTDSDCIPDPGWLAAGVRELERGADVVQGRTRAAGPVTPLDRTVAAAPGDGLYATCNVFYRRAAFERAGGFDPDLGARVGFRPGRSQRALGMGEDTVLGWRVRRQGAATHTEDAVVRHQVFPPDLRDDLRRWWMAGGFPGLVDEVPELRTEFLRARVLVPGPVRPLLLAGVGLLVLRRRGAGVGALLAWVLAHGRRNGWRPRWWAHALLRDAVLESALIAGSARRRTIVL
- a CDS encoding FkbM family methyltransferase, translated to MLYQRWRHPTCHIIALEPNPDAFALLRRNVDDNGLAEVELHPHAAGATSAQVELHIPRGEDVYGVTDNSLRASTERPPAGVASVAITVPCVRLSDVLPARVDLPKLDVEGAESEIVEELVASGGISAVDRVVLEHTVGDSMAELTAIVSRLEAAGFHVRLSWPRTGSNDVLVRARRAASDDQRPVTH